One segment of Thamnophis elegans isolate rThaEle1 chromosome 16, rThaEle1.pri, whole genome shotgun sequence DNA contains the following:
- the C16H15orf39 gene encoding uncharacterized protein C15orf39 homolog isoform X3: MAEKRILEAVSTMSYSKLPRMELDPTHILPVGMCRSSRLTELPMEDHYSYKGSYFTFPLQCHEAPKTLSHWPAAENYSHCPASTPGHSPRTEKTTCQSGMESLKAHHRFPGSEKVNECLPRERWASYVGHAGVIQQGWLQAGYPTQQLPPAPAARSTLAAPKPVYRSQAYGTESGYSSKRALTFQMQMENYSKRLEWTSPSLVLPAGAESHGFSTAGAKTTSVGENGAVQFRKGPKEGAVHSSGFMPYQKTLEKCQGAQNGTSLDASYPSVSQKNNAESPTGSNSRKHMWSRLPPSPLPSPLPPPPPLSSLLVNRQDLAYQERSPSCYPLGSYPLTSHEQMLLYHQSYVQAEKTNSVFALAACKGFGSPPSREDGQVFPGSYFQQTSRSYYPGHLESYLYQAVGPPPLTPSDELPSTREHEQTQNTGAKVDFPPKTPVSACALPEKSAPACSPWRSRGGLPDWCESGCVAREASTNSSGLQAFPSLHQVDQLSHCYNRVEKMEHNACKKDLFPPEKVPEEEGSFETHKKILTYESRKRNITPHKNEVGGCIMIPDSPMVSHNPYSKPALPKNLLRAPNIQSAPHGHWSPGDQPKGRHEWREGPLTSSPPMPIIHNVFSLAPYQAYLEGSADLVELDAAKRCQAEESPPRSRGKRVEKRWTGAQRLTEGGSLNPLREEGTPRNAITKGGDADLNKNSLPTGQGGGDYAGPRESFKVKLLNPTDPASCQPSLPDHPDGRVERPAQEDHVLDLSFKTDDSAERPDLPQLPKKAEAPDVGGPKVQGEDIKEKAADSQGSASRANGETSVLPVNGESRGSRHFHSSAAFLFKKFKILKAHTAEAASGVKDVSLPKGTDAQVSQPNSPLVEPSLPQAVTPPETLILQIKCLNAKLPDAPALVPPSALLGSPALREIHVLDPATEKLLGQQKYSPRQYFTVLHTCVCTVISGVVSTSSPDQLKEWLEMAEPTAELQEKTVSSTKPKNGSKVPEGPKLSKGKEIWLAFKGVEVLVKKLQSQLEMFMLYNKCPFPHVMRAGATFIPIHVVKEELFPNLPGASVDHVLQDHKVELRPTTLSEEKALRDLDLKTCTSRMLKLLALKQLPDIYLDLLTLHWHECVKEQLGPSSQARLHTSKGTCEVDPKQRS; encoded by the exons ATGGCGGAGAAGCGGATCCTGGAAGCTGTGAGCACCATGAGTTACAGCAAGCTCCCTCGAATGGAGCTGGACCCAACCCACATCCTCCCAGTTGGTATGTGCCGGTCGAGTAGGCTGACCGAGCTTCCCATGGAAGACCATTACAGTTATAAAGGCTCCTATTTTACTTTCCCGCTCCAGTGCCACGAAGCGCCCAAAACTTTATCTCACTGGCCGGCTGCCGAGAACTACAGCCATTGCCCGGCCAGTacgcctggccactctccaaggaCAGAGAAAACGACTTGCCAGTCCGGGATGGAAAGTTTGAAAGCCCACCACAGATTTCCGGGTTCTGAGAAGGTCAATGAATGTCTCCCCCGTGAACGGTGGGCCAGCTACGTGGGTCACGCAGGGGTCATCCAGCAAGGTTGGCTCCAGGCGGGATACCCAACCCAGCAGCTCCCTCCAGCTCCGGCTGCTCGCTCCACCTTGGCAGCCCCCAAGCCGGTTTACCGAAGCCAGGCATACGGGACGGAATCGGGCTACTCTTCCAAAAGGGCTCTAACCTTCCAAATGCAGATGGAGAACTATTCAAAGCGTTTGGAATGGACTTCCCCATCCTTGGTTTTGCCCGCCGGTGCCGAGAGTCACGGTTTCAGCACAGCGGGCGCCAAGACAACCTCGGTGGGTGAGAATGGTGCAGTGCAGTTCCGGAAAGGTCCCAAAGAGGGCGCTGTTCACTCGTCTGGCTTCATGCCGTACCAGAAGACTTTGGAGAAATGCCAGGGGGCACAGAATGGCACTTCCTTGGATGCCAGCTACCCCTCCGTAAGTCAGAAAAACAATGCGGAGTCGCCAACGGGTAGCAATTCCAGAAAACACATGTGGTCCCGGCTACCGCCGtcacctcttccttctcctcttcctcctcctcctcctctttccagcTTGCTGGTGAATCGCCAGGACCTGGCGTACCAGGAGCGATCGCCCTCATGCTACCCTCTAGGATCATATCCTCTGACGTCTCACGAGCAGATGTTGTTGTACCATCAGAGCTACGTGCAAGCCGAAAAAACGAACTCCGTCTTTGCTTTGGCGGCCTGCAAAGGTTTCGGGTCTCCTCCAAGCCGTGAAGATGGGCAGGTGTTTCCTGGGTCATATTTCCAGCAAACGTCTCGCAGCTATTATCCCGGGCATCTGGAGAGCTACCTTTACCAGGCGGTGGGCCCACCTCCCTTGACCCCTTCGGACGAGCTTCCCTCTACGAGAGAACACGAGCAGACGCAGAACACGGGGGCCAAGGTGGACTTCCCCCCAAAGACTCCTGTCTCCGCCTGTGCTCTGCCTGAGAAGTCTGCTCCAGCTTGTAGTCCTTGGCGCAGCCGAGGTGGCCTTCCAGACTGGTGTGAAAGTGGTTGTGTTGCAAGAGAAGCCAGCACAAATTCTTCGGGTCTACAagctttcccttcccttcatcaaGTAGACCAGCTGTCTCACTGTTACAACAGGGTTGAAAAGATGGAGCACAACGCTTGCAAGAAGGATCTTTTCCCGCCAGAAAAGGTTCCGGAGGAGGAAGGATCTTTTGAGACACACAAAAAGATCTTAACTTACGAATCTAGGAAGAGGAACATCACCCCTCACAAAAACGAAGTGGGGGGCTGCATCATGATTCCCGATAGCCCAATGGTCTCCCACAATCCTTACTCCAAGCCAGCCCTGCCGAAAAACCTTCTGAGGGCTCCCAACATCCAGTCTGCGCCTCATGGACATTGGTCCCCGGGGGATCAACCGAAGGGACGCCATGAATGGCGTGAAGGCCCCTTGACGTCTTCtcctcccatgcccatcatccacAACGTCTTCAGCTTAGCTCCGTACCAAGCCTACTTAGAAGGTTCTGCCGATTTGGTGGAGCTGGACGCCGCCAAACGTTGCCAGGCTGAGGAGTCGCCTCCCAGAAGCCGAGGCAAGAGGGTGGAAAAGAGATGGACAGGTGCTCAACGGTTGACTGAAGGAGGAAGCCTGAATCCGCTTCGGGAGGAAGGAACCCCTCGCAACGCAATCACGAAAGGTGGAGATGCTGACTTGAATAAAAACAGTCTCCCAACAGGGCAAGGGGGTGGAGATTATGCTGGCCCTCGGGAAAGCTTCAAGGTCAAGCTTCTGAATCCCACCGACCCTGCGTCTTGCCAACCCTCCCTTCCCGATCATCCCGACGGTAGAGTTGAGAGGCCAGCTCAAGAGGACCACGTCTTGGACCTCAGCTTTAAAACGGACGACTCGGCAGAGCGACCTGATCTTCCGCAGTTGCCCAAGAAGGCCGAGGCTCCAGACGTTGGAGGTCCAAAGGTCCAAGGGGAAGACATCAAGGAGAAAGCAGCCGACAGCCAGGGCTCCGCCTCGCGGGCCAACGGAGAGACCTCGGTGCTGCCTGTCAACGGTGAGTCGAGAGGCAGCCGGCATTTTCACAGCTCTGCGGCGTTTCTCTTCAAGAAATTCAAAATCCTAAAAGCTCACACGGCGGAAGCTGCCTCTGGGGTCAAGGACGTCTCCCTCCCCAAAGGGACCGACGCACAAGTAAGTCAGCCCAACAGCCCCTTGGTTGAGCCCAGCCTTCCCCAGGCTGTGACGCCACCCGAAACTCTGATTTTGCAGATCAAGTGCTTGAATGCTAAGCTGCCTGATGCTCCTGCTCTCGTGCCTCCGAGCGCTCTTCTGGGCTCCCCTGCCCTCCGAGAGATCCACGTTCTGGATCCCGCCACGGAAAAACTTCTCGGCCAGCAGAAATATTCACCCAGGCAATATTTCACCGTGCTGCATACCTGCGTCTGCACGGTAATATCCGGTGTGGTGTCCACCTCCTcccctgaccagctcaaggagTGGCTGGAGATGGCCGAGCCCACAGCAGAGCTGCAGGAGAAGACCGTCAGTTCCACCAAGCCCAAAAATGGTTCCAAGGTCCCTGAAGGGCCCAAGCTTTCCAAGGGCAAGGAGATCTGGTTGGCCTTTAAGGGCGTAGAGGTGTTGGTGAAGAAGTTGcaatcccaactggagatgtttATGCTCTACAACAAGTGTCCTTTCCCTCACGTGATGCGTGCCGGCGCCACCTTCATCCCTATCCACGTGGTGAAGGAGGAGCTCTTCCCCAATCTTCCCGGCGCGTCGGTCGACCACGTCTTACAGGACCACAAGGTGGAACTGCGTCCCACCACCTTGTCTGAAGAGAAGGCGTTGCGCGACCTGGACCTGAAGACTTGTACTTCTCGGATGTTGAAGCTGCTGGCGTTGAAACAGCTGCCGGACATTTACCTGGACCTCCTGACCCTTCATTGGCACGAGTGCGTCAAGGAGCAGCTTG GTCCAAGTTCACAGGCACGCCTGCACACTTCCAA AGGAACCTGCGAAGTTGATCCCAAACAGAGAAGTTGA
- the C16H15orf39 gene encoding uncharacterized protein C15orf39 homolog isoform X1, with protein MAEKRILEAVSTMSYSKLPRMELDPTHILPVGMCRSSRLTELPMEDHYSYKGSYFTFPLQCHEAPKTLSHWPAAENYSHCPASTPGHSPRTEKTTCQSGMESLKAHHRFPGSEKVNECLPRERWASYVGHAGVIQQGWLQAGYPTQQLPPAPAARSTLAAPKPVYRSQAYGTESGYSSKRALTFQMQMENYSKRLEWTSPSLVLPAGAESHGFSTAGAKTTSVGENGAVQFRKGPKEGAVHSSGFMPYQKTLEKCQGAQNGTSLDASYPSVSQKNNAESPTGSNSRKHMWSRLPPSPLPSPLPPPPPLSSLLVNRQDLAYQERSPSCYPLGSYPLTSHEQMLLYHQSYVQAEKTNSVFALAACKGFGSPPSREDGQVFPGSYFQQTSRSYYPGHLESYLYQAVGPPPLTPSDELPSTREHEQTQNTGAKVDFPPKTPVSACALPEKSAPACSPWRSRGGLPDWCESGCVAREASTNSSGLQAFPSLHQVDQLSHCYNRVEKMEHNACKKDLFPPEKVPEEEGSFETHKKILTYESRKRNITPHKNEVGGCIMIPDSPMVSHNPYSKPALPKNLLRAPNIQSAPHGHWSPGDQPKGRHEWREGPLTSSPPMPIIHNVFSLAPYQAYLEGSADLVELDAAKRCQAEESPPRSRGKRVEKRWTGAQRLTEGGSLNPLREEGTPRNAITKGGDADLNKNSLPTGQGGGDYAGPRESFKVKLLNPTDPASCQPSLPDHPDGRVERPAQEDHVLDLSFKTDDSAERPDLPQLPKKAEAPDVGGPKVQGEDIKEKAADSQGSASRANGETSVLPVNGESRGSRHFHSSAAFLFKKFKILKAHTAEAASGVKDVSLPKGTDAQVSQPNSPLVEPSLPQAVTPPETLILQIKCLNAKLPDAPALVPPSALLGSPALREIHVLDPATEKLLGQQKYSPRQYFTVLHTCVCTVISGVVSTSSPDQLKEWLEMAEPTAELQEKTVSSTKPKNGSKVPEGPKLSKGKEIWLAFKGVEVLVKKLQSQLEMFMLYNKCPFPHVMRAGATFIPIHVVKEELFPNLPGASVDHVLQDHKVELRPTTLSEEKALRDLDLKTCTSRMLKLLALKQLPDIYLDLLTLHWHECVKEQLEEPAKLIPNREVEALETDETTESLDQDFQEKRTKGQTCGLAACFGTTSLPYETLHPDHQETLARCPSPSLQRSCVLKGVKVLPKEDTAVETKGLTLCPGARRPSRKQPRALKFKLTAKVARRTTRASKILHLRKSVVHIQFQNALQDIQGPQILGPSGKGKKVPPPLLLKRFKRRRHSRAKVSSLPSEYPELVGKRIRHLYEEKDKTEAWYQGVVLRVHKPHKNPLKTVYEVKYDSEPEWQYYLEILQDYKKGWVELDE; from the exons ATGGCGGAGAAGCGGATCCTGGAAGCTGTGAGCACCATGAGTTACAGCAAGCTCCCTCGAATGGAGCTGGACCCAACCCACATCCTCCCAGTTGGTATGTGCCGGTCGAGTAGGCTGACCGAGCTTCCCATGGAAGACCATTACAGTTATAAAGGCTCCTATTTTACTTTCCCGCTCCAGTGCCACGAAGCGCCCAAAACTTTATCTCACTGGCCGGCTGCCGAGAACTACAGCCATTGCCCGGCCAGTacgcctggccactctccaaggaCAGAGAAAACGACTTGCCAGTCCGGGATGGAAAGTTTGAAAGCCCACCACAGATTTCCGGGTTCTGAGAAGGTCAATGAATGTCTCCCCCGTGAACGGTGGGCCAGCTACGTGGGTCACGCAGGGGTCATCCAGCAAGGTTGGCTCCAGGCGGGATACCCAACCCAGCAGCTCCCTCCAGCTCCGGCTGCTCGCTCCACCTTGGCAGCCCCCAAGCCGGTTTACCGAAGCCAGGCATACGGGACGGAATCGGGCTACTCTTCCAAAAGGGCTCTAACCTTCCAAATGCAGATGGAGAACTATTCAAAGCGTTTGGAATGGACTTCCCCATCCTTGGTTTTGCCCGCCGGTGCCGAGAGTCACGGTTTCAGCACAGCGGGCGCCAAGACAACCTCGGTGGGTGAGAATGGTGCAGTGCAGTTCCGGAAAGGTCCCAAAGAGGGCGCTGTTCACTCGTCTGGCTTCATGCCGTACCAGAAGACTTTGGAGAAATGCCAGGGGGCACAGAATGGCACTTCCTTGGATGCCAGCTACCCCTCCGTAAGTCAGAAAAACAATGCGGAGTCGCCAACGGGTAGCAATTCCAGAAAACACATGTGGTCCCGGCTACCGCCGtcacctcttccttctcctcttcctcctcctcctcctctttccagcTTGCTGGTGAATCGCCAGGACCTGGCGTACCAGGAGCGATCGCCCTCATGCTACCCTCTAGGATCATATCCTCTGACGTCTCACGAGCAGATGTTGTTGTACCATCAGAGCTACGTGCAAGCCGAAAAAACGAACTCCGTCTTTGCTTTGGCGGCCTGCAAAGGTTTCGGGTCTCCTCCAAGCCGTGAAGATGGGCAGGTGTTTCCTGGGTCATATTTCCAGCAAACGTCTCGCAGCTATTATCCCGGGCATCTGGAGAGCTACCTTTACCAGGCGGTGGGCCCACCTCCCTTGACCCCTTCGGACGAGCTTCCCTCTACGAGAGAACACGAGCAGACGCAGAACACGGGGGCCAAGGTGGACTTCCCCCCAAAGACTCCTGTCTCCGCCTGTGCTCTGCCTGAGAAGTCTGCTCCAGCTTGTAGTCCTTGGCGCAGCCGAGGTGGCCTTCCAGACTGGTGTGAAAGTGGTTGTGTTGCAAGAGAAGCCAGCACAAATTCTTCGGGTCTACAagctttcccttcccttcatcaaGTAGACCAGCTGTCTCACTGTTACAACAGGGTTGAAAAGATGGAGCACAACGCTTGCAAGAAGGATCTTTTCCCGCCAGAAAAGGTTCCGGAGGAGGAAGGATCTTTTGAGACACACAAAAAGATCTTAACTTACGAATCTAGGAAGAGGAACATCACCCCTCACAAAAACGAAGTGGGGGGCTGCATCATGATTCCCGATAGCCCAATGGTCTCCCACAATCCTTACTCCAAGCCAGCCCTGCCGAAAAACCTTCTGAGGGCTCCCAACATCCAGTCTGCGCCTCATGGACATTGGTCCCCGGGGGATCAACCGAAGGGACGCCATGAATGGCGTGAAGGCCCCTTGACGTCTTCtcctcccatgcccatcatccacAACGTCTTCAGCTTAGCTCCGTACCAAGCCTACTTAGAAGGTTCTGCCGATTTGGTGGAGCTGGACGCCGCCAAACGTTGCCAGGCTGAGGAGTCGCCTCCCAGAAGCCGAGGCAAGAGGGTGGAAAAGAGATGGACAGGTGCTCAACGGTTGACTGAAGGAGGAAGCCTGAATCCGCTTCGGGAGGAAGGAACCCCTCGCAACGCAATCACGAAAGGTGGAGATGCTGACTTGAATAAAAACAGTCTCCCAACAGGGCAAGGGGGTGGAGATTATGCTGGCCCTCGGGAAAGCTTCAAGGTCAAGCTTCTGAATCCCACCGACCCTGCGTCTTGCCAACCCTCCCTTCCCGATCATCCCGACGGTAGAGTTGAGAGGCCAGCTCAAGAGGACCACGTCTTGGACCTCAGCTTTAAAACGGACGACTCGGCAGAGCGACCTGATCTTCCGCAGTTGCCCAAGAAGGCCGAGGCTCCAGACGTTGGAGGTCCAAAGGTCCAAGGGGAAGACATCAAGGAGAAAGCAGCCGACAGCCAGGGCTCCGCCTCGCGGGCCAACGGAGAGACCTCGGTGCTGCCTGTCAACGGTGAGTCGAGAGGCAGCCGGCATTTTCACAGCTCTGCGGCGTTTCTCTTCAAGAAATTCAAAATCCTAAAAGCTCACACGGCGGAAGCTGCCTCTGGGGTCAAGGACGTCTCCCTCCCCAAAGGGACCGACGCACAAGTAAGTCAGCCCAACAGCCCCTTGGTTGAGCCCAGCCTTCCCCAGGCTGTGACGCCACCCGAAACTCTGATTTTGCAGATCAAGTGCTTGAATGCTAAGCTGCCTGATGCTCCTGCTCTCGTGCCTCCGAGCGCTCTTCTGGGCTCCCCTGCCCTCCGAGAGATCCACGTTCTGGATCCCGCCACGGAAAAACTTCTCGGCCAGCAGAAATATTCACCCAGGCAATATTTCACCGTGCTGCATACCTGCGTCTGCACGGTAATATCCGGTGTGGTGTCCACCTCCTcccctgaccagctcaaggagTGGCTGGAGATGGCCGAGCCCACAGCAGAGCTGCAGGAGAAGACCGTCAGTTCCACCAAGCCCAAAAATGGTTCCAAGGTCCCTGAAGGGCCCAAGCTTTCCAAGGGCAAGGAGATCTGGTTGGCCTTTAAGGGCGTAGAGGTGTTGGTGAAGAAGTTGcaatcccaactggagatgtttATGCTCTACAACAAGTGTCCTTTCCCTCACGTGATGCGTGCCGGCGCCACCTTCATCCCTATCCACGTGGTGAAGGAGGAGCTCTTCCCCAATCTTCCCGGCGCGTCGGTCGACCACGTCTTACAGGACCACAAGGTGGAACTGCGTCCCACCACCTTGTCTGAAGAGAAGGCGTTGCGCGACCTGGACCTGAAGACTTGTACTTCTCGGATGTTGAAGCTGCTGGCGTTGAAACAGCTGCCGGACATTTACCTGGACCTCCTGACCCTTCATTGGCACGAGTGCGTCAAGGAGCAGCTTG AGGAACCTGCGAAGTTGATCCCAAACAGAGAAGTTGAGGCGTTAGAAACAGATGAAACCACCGAGTCTCTTGACCAGGATTTCCAAGAGAAGAGGACCAAAGGCCAAACGTGTGGATTGGCAGCCTGTTTTGGGACTACGTCCTTGCCTTATGAGACTCTCCATCCAGATCATCAAGAGACCCTAGCCAGATGTCCTTCACCTTCCCTACAACGTAGTTGCGTGCTAAAGGGGGTGAAGGTGCTTCCTAAGGAAGACACAGCCGTGGAGACCAAGGGACTCACTCTTTGCCCTGGTGCTAGGAGGCCATCCCGTAAACAGCCAAGGGCTCTCAAGTTTAAATTGACTGCGAAGGTCGCTAGGAGGACAACGAGGGCTTCCAAGATCCTTCATCTCCGGAAATCTGTGGTTCACATCCAATTCCAGAATGCTCTTCAAGACATTCAAGGACCTCAGATTCTTGGTCCTTCAGGAAAGGGGAAGAAGGTTCCACCACCGCTCCTCCTCAAGCGTTTCAAGCGTCGGAGACACAGTCGTGCCAAGGTTTCTTCCTTGCCCTCCGAGTATCCAGAACTCGTTGGGAAGAGGATCAGGCACTTGTACGAGGAGAAGGACAAGACCGAGGCCTGGTATCAGGGCGTCGTCCTTCGCGTCCACAAACCCCACAAGAACCCTTTGAAGACAGTTTACGAGGTGAAATATGACAGTGAGCCAGAATGGCAATATTACCTTGAGATTCTTCAGGATTATAAGAAAGGTTGGGTGGAGCTGGATGAATGA